The Sulfurimonas hydrogeniphila genome includes a window with the following:
- a CDS encoding B12-binding domain-containing radical SAM protein, with amino-acid sequence MKIILTTLNSRFTHSAIGLRYLYANMQELQQDTTILEFSINDAIQTIAEKLLLSQPDIIGIGVYIWNAKEVHELIHILKKVSPQTLVILGGPEVSYLPFRVNFDDADYIIQGEGDLAFYRLCKNIQEERPAEKIIKMTLPDLKAIQLPYMYYTDEDIKNRYIYVEISRGCPFECEFCLSSMDEKVRAFDLDAVLAEFDKLWQRGARNFKFVDRTFNLNMKAANKILDFFLEKEPPYFAHFEVIPDHFPLSLREKIKRFPHGALQLEIGIQTLNPKIANNISRQLKLDKIKDNIGFLQNETTAHIHLDLIVGLPGESLQSFGRNLDELMRISSCEIQIGILKKLSGTHISRHDREEGMVYSDIPPYDILKNNKLSFNDIQIMKRFARFWDLYYNSGNFKTTLPLLWQNESVYENFYAFGLWIYEQTDSTWKISLQRQGELLFSYLHVKKKITEEEIAEYMLQDMMKLKGRAIPAYLKPYAKEFHPEAKMGTSGFNKRQA; translated from the coding sequence AATATGCAGGAACTCCAACAGGACACGACTATACTCGAATTCAGCATCAATGATGCCATCCAGACGATTGCAGAGAAACTCCTTCTCTCGCAGCCTGACATTATAGGCATAGGCGTGTATATCTGGAATGCCAAAGAGGTGCACGAACTTATTCACATCCTGAAAAAAGTTTCACCCCAGACACTTGTAATTCTCGGAGGTCCCGAAGTGAGCTACCTGCCTTTTCGTGTCAACTTTGATGATGCCGACTACATCATACAGGGTGAAGGCGATCTGGCTTTTTACCGGCTGTGCAAAAATATTCAGGAAGAGCGTCCTGCCGAGAAAATCATAAAAATGACCTTGCCCGATCTCAAAGCTATTCAGCTTCCTTACATGTACTACACAGACGAGGACATAAAGAACCGTTATATTTATGTGGAAATATCAAGAGGCTGTCCTTTTGAATGTGAATTTTGCCTCTCTTCCATGGATGAAAAAGTACGTGCCTTTGATCTTGATGCAGTTTTAGCCGAATTTGACAAGCTTTGGCAAAGGGGTGCCAGGAACTTCAAGTTCGTCGACAGAACCTTTAATCTCAACATGAAAGCGGCAAACAAAATCTTGGACTTTTTTTTAGAAAAAGAGCCGCCCTATTTTGCCCATTTTGAAGTTATTCCAGACCATTTTCCCCTCTCTTTGCGGGAAAAAATAAAACGTTTTCCTCACGGTGCGCTGCAGCTTGAAATCGGCATACAGACACTCAACCCAAAAATTGCAAACAATATCTCCAGACAACTCAAACTCGACAAAATAAAAGACAACATCGGCTTTTTGCAAAATGAGACAACGGCGCATATTCATCTTGACCTGATCGTGGGGCTTCCTGGGGAGAGTTTGCAGAGTTTTGGACGCAACCTTGATGAGCTGATGCGCATCAGCAGCTGTGAAATCCAGATAGGCATCCTGAAAAAACTCTCCGGCACGCACATCAGCCGTCACGACAGGGAAGAGGGCATGGTTTACAGCGACATTCCGCCCTATGATATTTTAAAAAACAACAAACTCAGCTTCAACGATATACAGATTATGAAACGCTTTGCACGCTTTTGGGATTTGTATTACAACAGCGGAAATTTCAAAACAACGCTCCCGCTGTTATGGCAGAATGAAAGTGTGTATGAAAATTTTTATGCTTTTGGACTCTGGATTTACGAACAGACAGATTCGACATGGAAAATCTCTCTGCAAAGACAGGGCGAACTGCTTTTTTCCTATTTACATGTAAAGAAAAAGATAACCGAAGAGGAAATCGCAGAGTATATGCTTCAGGATATGATGAAGTTAAAAGGCAGAGCAATCCCCGCATACCTCAAGCCCTATGCAAAAGAGTTTCACCCAGAGGCAAAAATGGGAACTTCCGGATTTAACAAAAGGCAGGCTTAG
- a CDS encoding HD domain-containing phosphohydrolase, whose amino-acid sequence MINLKALQSLARKFKVLYVEDDMAVQTALTGYLKNFFTHVTTAKDGLEGLQLYKKGQFDIVITDLSMPKMDGIEMLKKIREINPNQAILITTAHSGSDYMSQAIKIGVDGYIIKPFDYEQLNYELYKVSEKLEVMQENEAYKKSLQRMVEQKTAELSAMMQFQHDNYEKTLLAMVKLIEERDTYTAGHSQRVAKYSKMIAQKMGLSKKECEKVYQAGILHDIGKIVTPDVVLLKPKKLNDLEYKLIQEHPQVGYRLLANIPMYEELADIVRDHHERCDGSGYPRGIAANEIDTLAKVMMIADCFDAMTTNRIYKGRKTPKEALDEIERLSGVQYDRDAVKATLEALKDVVVDKNINQLPHTDIEKERFAYFYKDNLTDLYNQSYLDVMLLQNSYEKKYTQLHLLRLKNFSRYNKESGWKEGDTVLVKIAKSLQNCFDLSMVFRIFGDDFALLDNGECNMKKIEQKINAILDNTIIESDILNLTLDTQKSISVDDLEKL is encoded by the coding sequence ATGATAAATTTAAAAGCATTACAATCATTGGCAAGAAAATTTAAAGTTTTATATGTAGAAGATGATATGGCTGTGCAAACTGCACTCACGGGCTATTTGAAGAATTTTTTTACACATGTGACGACTGCAAAAGACGGGCTGGAGGGTTTACAGCTCTATAAGAAGGGGCAGTTTGACATCGTGATTACAGATCTGTCCATGCCTAAAATGGACGGTATAGAGATGCTCAAAAAAATAAGAGAGATAAATCCGAATCAGGCTATACTGATAACAACCGCACACAGCGGTTCGGACTATATGTCTCAGGCTATTAAAATAGGGGTTGACGGCTATATAATCAAACCTTTTGATTATGAGCAGCTGAATTACGAACTCTACAAGGTAAGTGAAAAACTAGAAGTCATGCAGGAGAATGAAGCGTACAAAAAGTCCCTGCAGCGTATGGTGGAGCAAAAAACAGCCGAACTGAGTGCTATGATGCAGTTTCAGCATGACAATTATGAAAAAACTCTTTTGGCAATGGTCAAACTTATAGAAGAGAGAGATACCTATACGGCGGGGCATTCCCAAAGAGTTGCCAAATACTCTAAAATGATAGCCCAAAAGATGGGACTCTCCAAAAAAGAGTGCGAAAAAGTCTATCAGGCGGGAATTTTGCATGATATCGGCAAGATTGTCACACCGGATGTTGTCCTTTTAAAGCCAAAAAAACTCAATGATCTGGAGTATAAACTGATTCAGGAGCATCCTCAGGTCGGCTACAGGCTTTTGGCAAATATTCCTATGTACGAGGAGCTGGCAGATATAGTCCGTGATCATCATGAGCGATGTGACGGCAGCGGATACCCAAGAGGCATTGCCGCCAATGAAATTGACACTCTTGCAAAAGTGATGATGATTGCCGACTGTTTTGATGCCATGACAACCAACAGAATATACAAAGGCAGAAAAACACCCAAAGAAGCACTCGATGAGATAGAACGCCTCAGTGGTGTGCAGTACGACAGGGATGCAGTCAAAGCAACACTCGAGGCGCTTAAAGATGTGGTTGTAGACAAAAATATCAATCAGTTGCCCCATACAGATATAGAAAAGGAACGATTTGCCTATTTTTACAAGGACAACCTGACCGATCTGTACAATCAGAGCTATCTCGATGTAATGTTGCTGCAAAACTCTTATGAAAAAAAATACACACAGCTGCATCTGTTGCGATTGAAAAATTTTTCGCGTTACAACAAAGAATCCGGATGGAAAGAGGGAGACACTGTTTTGGTGAAAATTGCCAAATCTTTACAAAACTGTTTTGACCTCTCTATGGTTTTTAGAATTTTTGGCGATGATTTTGCCCTCCTTGATAACGGAGAGTGCAATATGAAAAAAATAGAGCAGAAAATCAATGCCATTTTAGACAACACTATTATAGAATCAGACATACTGAATCTCACTCTTGACACCCAAAAGAGTATAAGTGTAGATGATTTGGAAAAACTTTGA
- a CDS encoding PAS domain S-box protein yields MKNSVFIGIGASAGGLQALKELFPLLPTDQEYVYIIAQHLDPHKKSALAEILTAYTVMPVSLITKDQQFLPNNVYVVPPGYNLIYTRHRLLLEKAPDTPHIPTPSIDVFFKALSSYKKENCLGIVISGTGHDGTAGVRTIKENGGITVAQSPKEAQYPEMPQYAIASGFIDYIFEVKEIAKNLVNIVHTAPEPFMKIVKLLKGKESLDIQKYKKETIMRRLSKRMLLNKCATLEEYIDYINAYPDELHLLYQNILIGVTEFFRDEKSFEALKQHLEEYLSDKPDSYDLRVWSVACSTGEEAYSLAVTIDQIKKKLKKNFDVHIFATDIDEKALDIAKKGIYSKKALQKTPKKIRKEYFVPLDGAYKVKESIRSQIIFTKHNVLCDPPFINQDIISCRNFLIYILPEVQEDLFVLFHYALKEKGLLFLGSSESTLTSVAYFKTLNQEHKIYIKEQLENPPRISSHYFSTHTHAKQNLSEVKTFTLKDINIQEEITNTIFELFSSECIIVDTNFTIVYKQGNNPFLELNDGFVTLNIVENLKKELQYSVKKILDQTAKSAKVQSTKFIEVKLGEDRQSFVKVIATPFANKHDAVFILLYFQELNANNLEFNTREIVLPNESYVIENLTNRVQELQEDNHALLDELMLSKENMQLLNEELQSANEELQSANEELETSNEELQSSNEELQVSITNEQKMQRQLSLILNSTHDGIIGLDLQGCHTFVNEAALTMLGYTEDELLGKNAHRIWHHTKPDGSHYPLDECTLHLHLIKGISIRKEELFFKKDGTPFNVEVLQNPIIEDGKVNGAVLSFHDITQKKKLLQEAEYEHKMNDLYLNSTETIVLILDLHGSVQMINNSGSKLLRLPKKKILGKNFIQHFVPKSIQPKMQNIFDAIVSQKAKAAKEYKSQLLDAEGNEHTVSWRNTCIKDKDGNIINIISSGVDITDQETLTEKLYEQEHLYKLTFEEADIGIAHVSLEGKWIDTNEYLTKLLGYTKQEFKNMHVSDITFAQDRDTDRYMLEQLQNNEKKSYHIEKRYIHKNGTVIWVSLAVVLLVDEQKKPLYLLKIIRDISQLKLLMYQLEVEKNRFEKMIEFTPIPLMLYNANGEILMLNRIFQETTGYTLSEIPTIEKMLKKLFVHEEEKSMKSIRQYYKNPLKEPKQQQSITTKSKEQRVGVLHAVKLDDQYNGNETLYLIAIVDITDIQRKDELMISQSRQAAMGDMLSMIAHQWRQPLSVISMVANNIQVQLDLQGNVDAKSLQELIHTLNGQTQYLSHTIDDFRNFFQPDKKKELVTADTVLKKLTHLVEKSLENNAITLSLPQNSDIEFCTYQNQLLQVLINILNNAKDAIKENTREGGRISINVTTSEQEILFDICDNGGGIKPKILKKLGEPYVTSKSKNGTGLGIYMSKIIVEKHLGGKLSWKSDTEGSCFSLLLPLDTVCES; encoded by the coding sequence ATGAAAAATTCTGTATTTATCGGGATAGGTGCGAGTGCCGGAGGGTTACAGGCTTTAAAAGAGCTGTTTCCTCTGCTGCCCACAGACCAGGAGTATGTCTATATAATTGCCCAGCATCTTGACCCGCATAAAAAAAGTGCCCTGGCCGAAATATTAACCGCATATACGGTTATGCCTGTCTCTCTCATCACAAAAGACCAGCAGTTTTTGCCAAACAATGTCTATGTTGTTCCTCCGGGATACAACCTCATCTACACACGCCACCGACTGCTCCTTGAAAAAGCACCCGATACTCCCCATATTCCGACGCCTTCTATCGATGTATTTTTCAAAGCGCTCAGCAGTTACAAAAAAGAAAACTGCCTCGGCATCGTCATCAGCGGGACAGGACATGACGGAACTGCGGGTGTGAGAACCATCAAAGAAAACGGCGGGATCACCGTCGCCCAGTCTCCCAAAGAAGCCCAGTACCCGGAGATGCCGCAATATGCGATTGCAAGCGGTTTCATTGACTATATATTTGAGGTAAAAGAGATCGCCAAAAATCTTGTAAACATCGTGCATACCGCACCTGAACCTTTTATGAAGATTGTAAAACTTCTCAAAGGAAAAGAGTCCCTTGACATACAAAAGTATAAAAAAGAGACTATTATGAGACGACTGAGCAAACGCATGCTTCTGAATAAATGCGCAACGCTTGAAGAGTATATTGACTATATCAATGCCTATCCGGATGAGTTGCATCTGCTGTATCAAAACATCCTTATCGGGGTTACAGAGTTTTTCAGAGACGAAAAATCCTTTGAAGCACTCAAGCAGCATCTTGAAGAGTATCTCTCTGACAAGCCAGACAGCTATGATCTGAGAGTCTGGTCTGTTGCCTGCTCTACAGGAGAAGAGGCTTACTCTCTGGCTGTCACCATTGACCAAATCAAAAAAAAGCTCAAAAAAAATTTCGATGTTCATATTTTTGCCACAGACATTGACGAAAAAGCACTTGACATTGCAAAAAAAGGGATCTACTCCAAAAAAGCACTCCAAAAGACTCCAAAGAAAATACGCAAAGAGTATTTTGTTCCCTTGGACGGAGCCTACAAGGTCAAAGAGTCTATTCGTTCTCAGATTATTTTTACAAAACACAATGTTTTATGCGATCCGCCTTTTATCAATCAGGATATTATCAGCTGCAGAAATTTTCTTATCTATATTTTGCCTGAGGTCCAGGAGGATCTTTTTGTGCTCTTTCATTATGCGCTCAAAGAAAAAGGTCTCTTGTTTTTAGGCTCCTCGGAATCAACACTTACAAGCGTTGCCTATTTTAAAACGCTCAACCAGGAGCATAAGATTTACATCAAAGAGCAGCTTGAGAATCCTCCAAGAATCTCTTCGCACTACTTTTCAACACATACACATGCCAAACAGAACCTCTCGGAAGTAAAAACATTTACCCTCAAAGATATCAACATACAAGAAGAGATAACAAATACCATATTTGAACTTTTCTCTTCGGAGTGCATTATCGTCGATACAAATTTCACCATTGTCTACAAACAGGGAAACAACCCTTTTTTAGAGCTTAATGACGGTTTTGTGACTTTGAATATTGTCGAAAACCTGAAAAAAGAGCTGCAGTACAGCGTCAAAAAGATTCTTGATCAGACTGCAAAAAGCGCAAAAGTGCAGAGTACAAAATTTATCGAAGTCAAACTCGGCGAGGACAGGCAGAGCTTTGTCAAAGTGATTGCCACTCCTTTTGCGAACAAACATGACGCTGTTTTTATTTTACTCTACTTTCAGGAACTCAATGCCAACAATCTGGAGTTCAACACCCGAGAAATAGTCCTGCCAAACGAATCGTATGTGATAGAAAACCTTACAAACCGGGTGCAGGAGCTCCAGGAGGACAATCATGCTCTTTTGGATGAGCTGATGCTTTCCAAAGAGAATATGCAACTGCTCAATGAAGAGCTCCAAAGTGCCAACGAAGAGTTGCAAAGTGCCAACGAAGAGCTCGAAACTTCCAACGAAGAGCTGCAAAGCTCCAATGAAGAGCTGCAGGTATCCATCACAAATGAGCAGAAGATGCAAAGGCAGCTCTCTTTGATTTTGAATTCCACGCATGACGGTATCATCGGGCTTGATCTGCAGGGGTGCCATACTTTTGTCAATGAAGCTGCCCTTACAATGCTGGGCTACACAGAGGATGAGCTGCTTGGGAAAAACGCCCACAGAATCTGGCATCATACAAAACCCGACGGCAGCCACTACCCTCTTGATGAGTGTACCCTGCATCTGCATCTCATCAAAGGTATTTCTATCCGTAAAGAGGAACTTTTTTTCAAAAAAGACGGCACTCCTTTTAATGTTGAAGTGCTGCAGAATCCTATTATAGAAGATGGAAAAGTCAACGGGGCTGTGCTCTCTTTTCATGACATCACACAAAAGAAAAAACTGCTCCAAGAGGCTGAGTATGAGCACAAAATGAACGATTTGTATCTCAACTCAACAGAAACAATAGTGCTGATTTTGGATCTTCACGGAAGCGTACAGATGATAAACAACAGTGGTTCCAAACTGCTCAGGCTGCCAAAAAAGAAGATACTCGGCAAAAACTTCATTCAGCATTTTGTACCAAAATCAATACAGCCGAAGATGCAGAATATTTTTGATGCCATTGTCTCTCAAAAAGCAAAAGCTGCCAAAGAGTACAAAAGTCAACTGCTGGATGCAGAGGGCAACGAGCACACTGTATCATGGCGAAATACCTGCATCAAAGACAAAGACGGCAATATCATCAACATAATAAGTTCCGGTGTAGACATAACCGACCAGGAAACGCTCACAGAAAAGCTTTACGAACAGGAGCATCTTTACAAACTGACTTTTGAAGAGGCAGACATAGGCATAGCGCATGTCTCCCTTGAGGGAAAATGGATAGATACCAATGAATACCTCACAAAACTCCTGGGATACACAAAGCAGGAGTTCAAAAACATGCATGTCTCCGACATCACTTTTGCCCAGGACAGAGATACAGACAGATACATGCTTGAACAACTGCAAAACAATGAAAAAAAATCATACCATATTGAGAAGCGTTATATCCATAAAAACGGCACTGTCATCTGGGTAAGTCTGGCAGTGGTGCTTTTAGTCGACGAACAGAAAAAACCGCTTTATCTGCTCAAAATAATTCGGGACATATCACAACTCAAGCTTTTAATGTACCAGCTGGAAGTCGAAAAGAACAGATTTGAAAAAATGATAGAGTTTACACCCATTCCTTTGATGCTCTACAATGCAAACGGGGAAATTTTAATGCTCAACAGAATTTTTCAAGAAACCACAGGCTATACCCTCAGCGAAATTCCGACAATCGAAAAAATGCTGAAAAAACTCTTTGTTCACGAAGAGGAAAAGAGTATGAAAAGCATTAGGCAATACTACAAAAACCCTCTAAAAGAGCCCAAACAACAACAGAGTATTACCACAAAATCAAAAGAGCAGAGAGTCGGAGTTTTGCATGCCGTCAAACTTGACGACCAGTACAACGGCAATGAAACCCTGTACCTCATAGCCATTGTTGATATCACCGATATACAGAGAAAAGACGAACTGATGATTTCACAGTCCCGTCAGGCAGCCATGGGCGACATGCTCTCCATGATAGCCCATCAGTGGAGACAGCCTTTGAGTGTGATCTCCATGGTCGCAAACAATATTCAGGTACAGCTGGATCTGCAGGGAAATGTTGATGCAAAATCTCTGCAGGAACTCATTCATACACTCAACGGACAGACGCAATACCTTTCGCACACCATTGATGACTTTAGAAACTTTTTCCAGCCTGACAAAAAGAAAGAGCTTGTCACGGCAGATACTGTTTTGAAAAAACTCACACATCTTGTTGAAAAATCTTTAGAGAACAATGCCATCACACTCTCCCTTCCGCAAAACAGCGATATTGAATTCTGTACCTATCAAAATCAGCTTCTGCAGGTCCTTATAAATATACTCAACAATGCAAAAGATGCCATTAAAGAGAACACAAGAGAGGGAGGCCGCATCAGTATAAATGTGACAACATCAGAGCAGGAAATTCTCTTTGATATTTGTGACAACGGAGGAGGCATAAAACCGAAAATACTCAAAAAACTCGGAGAGCCCTATGTCACATCAAAATCCAAAAACGGCACAGGACTTGGCATATATATGTCCAAAATTATTGTAGAAAAACATCTTGGGGGAAAACTTTCATGGAAAAGTGATACCGAGGGGAGCTGTTTTTCACTTTTGCTGCCACTGGATACAGTGTGTGAGTCTTAA
- a CDS encoding methyl-accepting chemotaxis protein, with protein sequence MFGCSAKLEKLENEYKAKIAEMEAENNRLYDEIQQLKNQQSTNEASLNTKDKDFIDLLIKSYINGSHFLQETTNESILNLEYTNELNDKTNNRMHNIEEQTAEITSTIETIQEHSNTLGEDSNALNDSVISISEIINLIKDISDQTNLLALNAAIEAARAGEHGRGFAVVADEVRKLAERTQKATQEVEININGLKQNANSIIEIGNTFMQETSKVMNIVDIFSENIQKVVENSNNIKNNTQGVIAQLYVSKGKIDHIELKITSYKAIFNKQIISIPDENSCQFGTWFAEVANTLLKGSNFLPSIKKYHQIVHQGLKKAMQENVQGNFDVALQTLKEVEDASEVGFRELLTAVKESTGR encoded by the coding sequence ATGTTTGGATGTAGTGCAAAACTTGAAAAACTTGAAAATGAATATAAAGCAAAGATAGCAGAGATGGAGGCTGAAAACAACAGGCTTTATGATGAGATTCAACAACTGAAAAATCAGCAAAGCACAAATGAGGCTTCCTTAAACACAAAAGATAAAGACTTTATTGACCTTCTTATAAAAAGTTATATCAACGGTTCACATTTTTTACAAGAAACAACTAATGAAAGCATCCTTAATCTTGAATATACTAATGAGCTCAACGATAAAACAAACAACAGAATGCACAATATTGAAGAACAGACTGCTGAAATTACATCTACCATAGAAACAATTCAGGAACATTCCAATACTTTGGGTGAAGATTCAAATGCACTCAATGACAGTGTTATATCTATCTCAGAAATTATCAATCTCATTAAAGATATTTCGGATCAGACCAACCTGCTCGCACTCAACGCAGCTATAGAAGCAGCCCGTGCCGGTGAGCACGGACGCGGTTTTGCCGTTGTTGCCGATGAGGTAAGAAAACTGGCAGAACGTACACAAAAAGCGACACAGGAAGTAGAAATTAACATCAACGGACTCAAACAAAACGCAAACTCTATCATAGAGATCGGAAACACTTTTATGCAGGAAACATCAAAAGTTATGAATATAGTAGATATCTTTAGTGAAAATATTCAAAAGGTTGTCGAAAACTCAAATAACATTAAAAACAATACTCAAGGTGTTATCGCACAGCTCTATGTCAGTAAGGGTAAAATCGATCATATTGAGTTGAAAATTACTAGCTACAAAGCTATCTTCAACAAACAAATAATAAGTATACCAGATGAAAACAGTTGTCAATTTGGAACATGGTTTGCTGAAGTTGCTAACACACTGCTCAAAGGAAGTAATTTCCTTCCAAGTATTAAAAAATATCACCAGATAGTGCATCAGGGACTCAAAAAAGCCATGCAGGAAAATGTACAAGGAAATTTTGATGTAGCACTGCAGACACTAAAAGAGGTCGAGGACGCAAGTGAAGTCGGATTCAGAGAGCTTCTCACTGCCGTAAAAGAGTCAACAGGCAGATAA
- a CDS encoding methyltransferase family protein gives MKSKILVGLQFFIIFLMILPLGSKTQHLYSGLVILCLGIGIGLLAIREHKRGNFNIRPDIKENCELVTGGIYAYVRHPMYLSVLVSMFGVAVIYFTYYEFVLFLFLLLTLLAKLFYEESLWQCHNPAYIAYMKKTKRLIPFVF, from the coding sequence ATGAAAAGTAAGATATTGGTCGGTTTGCAGTTTTTTATTATATTTTTGATGATTTTGCCTTTGGGCTCAAAAACCCAGCATTTATATAGCGGTTTAGTGATTCTTTGTCTTGGAATAGGCATCGGACTTTTGGCGATAAGAGAACATAAAAGAGGAAACTTTAATATTCGCCCCGATATAAAAGAAAATTGTGAACTGGTCACAGGCGGTATATATGCATACGTGAGGCATCCTATGTATCTTTCGGTCTTGGTGAGTATGTTTGGTGTCGCCGTGATCTATTTTACCTATTACGAGTTTGTGCTTTTCCTTTTTTTGCTGCTGACGCTTTTGGCAAAACTGTTTTATGAAGAGAGTTTGTGGCAATGCCATAATCCGGCATATATTGCATATATGAAAAAGACAAAACGCTTAATACCTTTTGTCTTTTAA
- a CDS encoding metal ABC transporter permease codes for MSVVELLWPAFVLAVALVFIHSVFGLEIIKRGVVFTDLAIGQIAAVGMALSVAFMDSQYQSAMTLLFALLAAVIITWATKKVQKIEAFIGLLYALGISSIMLILAQSAEGTELFSKLSAADILFTSSEDLYKSLLLYSGIAFVMFVLYPRMSGAKKEFLFFAMLALTVTSSVQSAGVLVVFALLIAPSFAGLSQRKTKPFVFACLFGSVSIVLALFGSYYLDLPTGYAIIFVTVLFSLVFVVISSIMSSKKRVNEK; via the coding sequence ATGTCAGTAGTCGAGTTACTGTGGCCGGCTTTTGTGCTGGCTGTTGCCTTAGTGTTTATCCACTCTGTATTTGGTTTGGAGATTATTAAAAGAGGTGTTGTTTTTACCGACCTGGCGATAGGGCAGATTGCCGCTGTCGGCATGGCGCTGAGTGTTGCATTTATGGATTCGCAGTATCAAAGTGCCATGACCCTGCTTTTTGCACTTTTGGCTGCCGTAATTATTACCTGGGCTACAAAAAAAGTACAAAAGATTGAAGCGTTTATAGGATTGTTATATGCTTTGGGCATATCTTCTATAATGCTCATACTTGCGCAAAGTGCAGAGGGGACCGAACTTTTTTCCAAACTCAGTGCGGCAGATATTCTTTTTACTTCAAGTGAAGACCTGTATAAAAGTCTGCTGTTATACAGCGGCATTGCCTTTGTTATGTTTGTGCTTTATCCAAGAATGAGCGGTGCAAAAAAAGAGTTTTTATTTTTTGCAATGCTTGCGTTAACCGTGACATCTTCTGTGCAGTCTGCCGGTGTGCTGGTTGTGTTTGCTCTGCTTATCGCTCCTTCATTTGCAGGGTTGAGCCAAAGAAAAACAAAGCCCTTTGTGTTTGCCTGTCTGTTTGGTTCTGTGAGTATTGTGTTAGCACTTTTTGGTTCATACTATTTAGATTTGCCGACGGGATATGCTATTATATTTGTAACAGTTTTGTTTTCACTTGTTTTTGTTGTTATTTCCAGTATAATGAGTTCTAAAAAGAGAGTAAATGAAAAGTAA
- a CDS encoding metal ABC transporter substrate-binding protein → MINIKTILLTVLLTNFLFATVKIDATYTTAGAIAQKIGGDLVHVTVLGSSKYDPHFIVPKPSLIAKLRRADLLIINGAGLELGWLPPLLRAANNAKIQNGAKGFLDLSHYVHLINVPTTVSRAFGDVHAQGNPHYTTDPYAVLPMAKAIAQKLSQIDPQHAGEYEKNLKKFTNDWQNYLQKFDAKMHTCKDKKVVQYHPLFNYFLQRYNYKIYGTIEPLPGIAPSSKHTLELINIMRDKGVQKILQDVYHEKKTAKFIAGKTGAKVVIIPHDLGADGSKTLQEFYNRIAKRICQ, encoded by the coding sequence ATGATAAACATTAAAACTATACTACTAACAGTTTTACTCACAAACTTTTTGTTTGCTACAGTCAAAATAGATGCAACATATACAACAGCCGGTGCCATTGCGCAAAAAATAGGAGGAGATTTAGTACATGTAACGGTTCTTGGAAGTTCGAAGTATGATCCGCATTTTATTGTGCCCAAGCCTTCGCTTATCGCAAAACTCCGTCGTGCAGATTTGCTCATCATTAACGGAGCAGGTTTGGAGCTTGGCTGGCTGCCTCCGCTTTTGCGTGCTGCAAACAATGCCAAGATTCAAAACGGAGCCAAAGGCTTTTTGGATCTGTCTCACTATGTGCATTTGATAAATGTACCGACAACCGTTTCACGTGCTTTTGGTGATGTGCATGCACAGGGTAATCCTCACTATACAACAGATCCTTATGCTGTCCTGCCGATGGCAAAAGCCATAGCCCAAAAACTTTCGCAAATTGACCCGCAGCATGCAGGGGAGTATGAAAAAAATTTGAAAAAGTTCACAAATGATTGGCAAAACTATTTACAAAAGTTTGATGCAAAAATGCATACATGTAAAGATAAAAAAGTGGTACAGTATCATCCGCTTTTTAACTACTTTTTACAGCGATACAACTATAAAATATATGGAACGATTGAACCGCTTCCGGGGATTGCTCCGAGCTCAAAACACACTTTGGAATTGATCAATATAATGAGAGACAAGGGTGTGCAAAAGATTTTGCAGGATGTTTACCATGAGAAAAAAACAGCAAAATTCATCGCAGGCAAGACAGGAGCAAAAGTTGTGATTATTCCTCATGACTTAGGGGCTGACGGCAGTAAAACACTGCAAGAGTTTTATAACAGAATCGCTAAGAGAATATGTCAGTAG
- a CDS encoding winged helix-turn-helix domain-containing protein, which produces MSKNVVLVFEANDTDIVDIENYIASRGYEIKKIDKKTKKADKNIIEFATGYHFNLKTKETFYQNQKLKLTKKESLFLKLLLLNMGQVVTFEQATNYIWNKEELITENNLRTLVWRLRNKLKTDIIKNNQGIGYFIEA; this is translated from the coding sequence GTGAGTAAAAATGTTGTACTGGTATTCGAAGCAAATGATACAGATATAGTAGATATAGAAAACTATATAGCTTCCCGTGGCTATGAAATAAAAAAAATAGATAAAAAAACAAAAAAAGCAGATAAAAATATTATTGAATTTGCAACAGGCTACCATTTCAATCTCAAAACAAAAGAAACTTTTTATCAAAACCAAAAGCTCAAACTGACTAAAAAAGAGAGCCTTTTTTTGAAACTTCTTCTCCTGAACATGGGGCAGGTAGTCACCTTTGAACAGGCCACAAACTATATATGGAACAAAGAAGAGCTGATAACCGAAAACAATTTGCGAACCTTGGTATGGCGGCTCAGAAACAAACTAAAAACTGACATTATCAAAAATAATCAGGGGATTGGTTATTTTATAGAAGCTTAA